TCGTTCTCGCAGCAGAAGGCTTGGATCAGAGTGAAGTGGATCTGCAGGGCGATGTCCCCCTCGTCCTCCTGGTCCGCAGCCAGCACACAGAACGCGACGTTGTCGGGGTCGCTGCAAGAGGGGAGCAGCCTGATGAGTCCCGCGGTCGGCACCAGCCGCCCCGTAGCCCCGCCGGGCTGACTTACACACTCCCCCTGCCCCCGCCGCCGTACTTACACATTCATCAGCTTGGCCGACTCGTAGACGCCGGCGGTGAGGCAGCCTCGGCGCTGCGCCGACACCAGCAGCTCGCGGAGGGCCGTGCCGGCGCCCTGCATCCTGCGGGCCGAGAGAGGACACAGGGTCAGCGCGGTGCTGCCGCCACAACCACCGCCGCCCCGAAACCGCCCGCTACCCGCTTTCCTCGGCTCCCCAGCGCCCATCCGCACGTACCAGTCGTGGCCCTCAGGCATGGGCTGCTGTCCGTGGATCTCCTCCAGAGTCATAGCAGTTAGTCCGCAGAGCCCCGCAACCCCCTCGAGCTCTCGCTCCGCGCAGCCCGTGAGCGCTCTAAGGCGGCAGCCGCCAGGCGCGCGCTACTTATAGGCCTCGCGGGCGCCTCCCGGCCTCCCATTGGCCGGCGGGGGGAGAAAGGGGCGGCTTTATTATGTTAATCGGCGCGCGCCGGAGAGGAAGCTCCGGGCGGGgcaaggggggggggggggggcggtgaAGAGTGGCTCGTGCCGGGAGGCCACGTGGGGCGCGCGGGGGGCGCGCAGGCACGCGCCGGCCCGAGCCAGCGGTGCCAGCGGTGCCAGCGGTGCCAGCGGTGCGCCTGCCGGGCCAGCGGTGCCAGCGGTGCCAGCGGTGCGCCTGCCGGGCCAGCGGTGCCAGCGGTGCCAGCGGTGCGCCTGCCGGGCCAGCGGTGCCAGCGGTGCCAGCGGTACGCCTGCCGGGCCAGCGGTGCCAGCGGTGCCAGCGGTGCCAGCGGTGCCAGCGGTGCGCCTGCCGGGCCAGCGGTGCCAGCGGTGCCAGCGGTGCGCCTGCCGGGCCAGCGGTGCCAGCGGTGCCAGCGGTGCGCCTGCCGGGCCAGCGGTGCCAGCGGTGCCAGCGGTGCGCCTGCCGGGCCAGCGGTGCCAGCGGTGCCAGCGGTGCCAGCGGTGCGCCTGCCGGGCCAGCGGTGCCAGCGGTGCCAGCGGTGCGCCTGCCGGGCCAGCGGTGCCTGCCGTGCCAGCGGTGCCAGCGGTGCGCCTGCCGTGCCAGCGGTGCCAGCGGTGCGCCTGCCGGGCCGGCGGTGCGCCTGCGCTCGTGGCCGCTGCCTGCACACCGCTCGCCGGTAGGCACTGGCAAGTAGTAAGGCGATTTGTGTCCAAAGACTTGGAACGGAAAATCTGTACAGTGcaggg
This sequence is a window from Vidua chalybeata isolate OUT-0048 chromosome Z, bVidCha1 merged haplotype, whole genome shotgun sequence. Protein-coding genes within it:
- the GADD45G gene encoding growth arrest and DNA damage-inducible protein GADD45 gamma yields the protein MTLEEIHGQQPMPEGHDWMQGAGTALRELLVSAQRRGCLTAGVYESAKLMNVDPDNVAFCVLAADQEDEGDIALQIHFTLIQAFCCENDIDIVRVNDVAKLAAIVGPSEDSGEPRDLHCILITNPNEEGWKDPALEKLNLFCEESRNVNNWVPTITLPE